GGCCGTCGAGCTCGGCAACGAGGACGAGATCTACAGCGGTCCGACCCACCCCTACACCCAGGCCCTGCTCTCGGCGGTCCCGTTGCCCGACCCGCGCCTGAAGGGTCGTCGGGACCACATCATCCTGCAGGGCGACGTGCCGAGCCCGGCGAACCCGCCCTCGGGTTGCCGGTTCCGCACGCGGTGCTGGCAGGCGGAGGACGTCTGCGCGGAGGAGGAGCCGCTGCTCCAGATCCGCGACCGTTCGGCCCACCTGTCGGCCTGCCACTTCGCGGCCGAGCGCGACGTCATCCACGCCGTGGACGAGGGCCAGGACGCCTGATCGTGTCCGCCGACCACCATCCCCGGTGGCGCGGCCCGCTGGCGGCGGTGCTGCTCTGCAGCGCGCTCGTGGGCTGTGCCTCCGGGGAGGACCCGGACGCCGCGCCGGCACCGACCCCCGCCCCGACCGCGACCGCTCCCGGTGAGGTCGTCGGCCCGCCGACGTCCTCCGACGCCTACCCCGAGTGGGACGCCATCGACACCCTCGAGGTGCCGCGGGACGACTTCGGGACCGCCGTCATCGGCACCGACATCTGGACCATGGGCGGCATGACCGGGGAGCGGGGCAACCGGCTGGTCTCCATCGAGATCCTGGACACCACGACGGGGGAGTGGCGCACCTCGGACATCGAGATGCCGGTAGGCCTGGCCTCCTTCGAGATGGTGGCGATCGGTCGCGACATCTACGCCTTCGGCGGTTTCGACAAGGACAGCAACCCCACGGACTTCTCGAGCGTCCTCGACACGCGTAGCGGCCGGTGGCGTGACCTGCCCGCGCTCCCGCACCCCCGCTACGCCCACACCGTGACGGCCTACGACGGCGACCTGTACGTCATCGGTGGCCGCGACGGCGACGGCCCGGTCGCCGAGGTCGACGTCTTCGACCCGCGCTCGGAGACCTGGACCACCGCCCGGGCCCCGATGGCTCACGCCCGCGACTCCCACGACACCGTCGCCACCCCGCAGGGGCTGATGGTGGTCGGCGGCTGGCTCGACTACGAGCCGACCGACCTGGTCGACGTCTACGACCCGGCCCGGGACCGCTGGAGCAAGGGGCCGCGGGTCCCGGAACCGGTCTCCCGTGCCGGCGTCACCTACGTCGACGGCCAGGTGTGGGCCTCCTACCACGAGCTCTCCTTCGTGCTCGACGTGAAGTCCGGGGAGTGGGAGGAGGCCAACGCCCTGCCGCTGGCCCGCCACGGACTGGGCTACGTCCCGCTCGACGGGGCGATCTACGCGATCGGCGGGTGCGCGCTCAACCCGCTGCGCGACGTCCGTACGGTCGACCGGCTCGAGCTCGGGTAGCGCGGATGAGGGTCGACGTCGTCTCGATCTTCCCCGACTACCTCGCGCCCCTGGGGCTGTCGCTGCCGGGCAGGGCGCGGGACCGGGGCCTGCTCGACGTGCACGTGCACGACCTGCGCGACTGGACCCGCGACCGGCACCGCACCGTCGACGACACCCCCTACGGCGGCGGGGCCGGCATGGTCATGAAGCCCGAGCCGTGGGGCGAGGCCCTCGACGAGGTGCTCCCGGCCGGTGCCACCCTGCTCGTCCCGACCCCCAGCGGGGTGCCGCTGACGCAGGCGCTGGCGCGCGACCTGGCCACGCGGGACCACCTGGTGATCGCGTGCGGTCGCTACGAAGGGATCGACCAGCGGGTCGCCGACCACTACGGCGCCGACCACGAGGTGCTCGAGGTCTCCATCGGCGACTACGTCCTCAACGGCGGCGAGGTGGCGGCGCTGGTCCTCATCGAGGCGGTGGCGCGACTGCTGCCCGGCTTCATGGGGAACGCCGAGTCCCTGACCGAGGAGTCCCACGAGGCGGGACTGCTCGAGTACCCCGGCTACACCAAGCCGGCCACCTGGCGAGGTCTCGACGTACCGTCGGTGCTGCTGTCGGGGGACCACGCCGCGATCGCCGCCTGGCGCCACGACCAGTCCGTACGCCGGACGGCCGCGCGCCGGCCGGACCTCGCCCACCCGTCGCGGGCCGTGTCCGTCGAGGGGCTGGCGGCCCACGTCGGCCGGCCGCGTCCGGCCGACCTGGGGGAGCTGATGACGCTGCAGTGGGCCTGCTTCGACCCGGACCTGCGCGAGCCCCTCGACGTGCTCACCCGCGACGTCCTGGGGGCGACCTCCTTCGTGCTGAGGGTGGGCGGCCGGCTCGTGGGCGCGGTCCGGGGCGAGCTGCTCGACCGCGAGTGGCGGGTCAGCCTGCTGATGGTGGCGCCCGACCTGCGGGGACGCGGGCTGGGACGGTTCCTGCTCGAGCACGTCGAGGCGGCCGCGCCCGAGGAGGCCGCCAGCCACGCCCTGCTCACCCGCGGGGACGACGCCAGGCTGGCCCGGTTCTACCGCAAGGCCGGCTACCGCGCGGCGGGCGAGGAGTCGCCCGGGGTCCGCAAGCTGGTCAAGCGGCGCTGATTTCGACGTACGTCGGAGGCTCTGGCAGACTTGCCCCTCGGCCCCGTCGGCCAGAACCGGGTCTCCTCGAGGACGTCAGTCCGGCAGGGAGGCCTGCGTCGGGCTCCTGCCACAGGGGGAGTCGGACGCCGTCGGCCACCGCGACAGGGCCACCAGCACCATCATCCGATACCGCGGCTGACCTGTGGCACCCGTGAGGAGAGACATGAACAACGTGATCGCCGAGCTCGGCAACCAGGTCAAGCGCGACGACGTCCCCGACTTCCGCGCGGGTGACACCATCAACGTGCACGTGAAGGTGGTCGAGGGCAACCGCGCTCGCGTCCAGCAGTTCCAGGGCGTCGTCATCCGCGTCCAGGGCTCGGGCGTCGGCCGCACCTTCACCGTCCGCAAGGTCTCCTTCGGCGTCGGCGTCGAGCGCACCTTCCCCATCCACTCCCCGATCTTCGAGAAGATCGAGGTCGTGACCCGTGGTGACGTCCGCCGCGCCAAGCTCTACTACCTGCGCAACCTGCGCGGCAAGGCTGCCAAGATCAAGGAGCGCCGCGAGGGCTGAGCGAAGGATCCGACCGGCTCCTCGCTACGCTCAGCGCGTGACTTCCGACGACCGCGGCACCGCGTCCACCGTCCCCGACGGAGACGACGGTCCGCGGTCGTCGCGCGTCCGGAACAAGAAGCGCAAGCACCTCCCGTTGTGGCAGGAGACGATCCTGCTGCTGGGCCTCGCGCTGGTGCTGGCGGTCGGCATCAAGGCGCTGCTCGTCCAGGCCTTCTACATCCCGTCGGAGTCGATGGAGCCGGGCCTGATCCGCAACGACCGGATCCTCGTGGAGAAGGTCTCCTACTGGTTCGGCGGGGAGCCGCAGCGCGGTGACGTCGTCGTCTTCAAGGACCCTGGCGGCTGGCTGACGGAGTCGGAGTCCGCCGGTCCGGCCAACCCGGTCGCCAAGGCGATGGCCGCGATCGGCCTCTACCCCGAGGGTGGCCACCTCGTGAAGCGGGTGGTGGGCGTCGCCGGCGACACCATCACCTGCTGCGACGACCAGGGCCGGATCTCGGTCAACGGCGAGCCGCTCGACGAGGACGCCTACATCAAGGAGCAGGGAACGCCCTGCAACGGCCCCATGGTCAGCAACTGCAACTGGGAGGCCGGGCCGGTCCCCGAGGGCCACGTCTTCGTCATGGGCGACAACCGTGGCCGCTCCGCCGACTCCACGGTCCACCTGTGCCGGCCCGACCAGACCGACTGCGTTCCGGGCGACGAGTTCGTCCCCGTCGACCTGGTCGTCGGCAAGGTCTTCGTGCTGCTCTGGCCGGCCGACCGCTTCGACCTCGTCGGGCGTCCCGAAGCGTTCGCGGACGTCCCGGACGGCTCCTGAGGGTCCGTCGTGTCGCAGCTCCCCCGCGGCCTCACCGTCCGGCGTGACGCCGGGCTCTACGGCTACGAGCGCGCCCTGCGGCGCGTCGGCATCGAGCCGGTCGCGGGCGTGGACGAGGCCGGCCGCGGCGCGTGCGCGGGCCCGCTCGTCGCCGGGGCGGCGATCCTGCCGGCCGGGCGGGCGGGGATCGTCCCGGGGCTCGCCGACTCCAAGCTGCTCACCGAACGGGCCCGGGAGCGCTGCTACGACGAGGTCGTGAAGCGGGCGCTCGCGTGGTCGGTGGTGGTCATCGGGTCCGACGAGTGCGACCGGCTCGGGATGCACGTCGCCAACGTGGAGGCGCTCCGGCGGGCGGTGGCGCTGCTCGAGCTGCCCCCCGCGTACGTCCTCACCGACGGATTCCCGGTCGACGGGCTCGGCGTCCCGGGCCTCGCGGTGTGGAAGGGCGACCGCGTGGCTGCCTGCATCGCGGCCGCGAGCGTGCTGGCGAAGGTCACCCGGGACCGGATCATGCGCGACCTGGACGCGCGGTTCCCGGCGTACGACTTCAAGACGCACAAGGGCTACATCACCGACGTGCACAGCGCGGCCCTCGACGTGCACGGGCCCTGTCCCGAGCACCGGATGCGCTTCGTCAACGTGCGGCGGGCCGCGGGCCTCGAGCCCGGCCCCGAGGTGCACAATGAGCTGGTGGAGGAGTCATCGTGAGCGCCGAGGACCTCGAGAAGTACGAGACCGAGATGGAGCTGACGCTCTACCGCGAGTACCGCGACGTCGTCGGGATCTTCAAGTACGTCGTCGAGACCGACCGCCGCTTCTACCTCTGCAACCAGGTGGACGTGAAGGCCCGGACCGAGTCCGGTGACGTCTTCTTCGAGGTCTCGATGAGCGACGCCTGGGTGTGGGACATGTACCGCCCGGCCCGGTTCGCCCGCAACGTCAAGGTGCTGACCTTCAAGGACGTCAACGTCGAGGAGCTCTCGCCGCAGGAGATCGACCCGCCCAAGGGGTGAGTGGTCACGGGGAGAGCGAGATCTCTCCCTGCTGGGTCGGCATGGCCGGGTCGCCGAGGGTGGTGCAGGCCAGCCTGATGGTGCCGTTGCCCGACGTGGACCGACCCGCGCACGGTCTTCTGGTTGGTGCCGGAGTGGTCGAGGTCGTTGCCGTTGCCTCGGTCGTGGACGATCGCCAGGCCGTCCCACGCCGAGCCGGTGTGTGCGGGGCCACGATGTCGACGAAGGGGTACGTCGCGCCACTCGTGCGGGTCGGCCGAGGTGCCGCAGGTGACGAAGGAGGTGACGCCCGCGAGGCCCAGGTCGATCACGAGGGCTGCGACGACCCTGATGGCCACCGCCCCGCGCTCGTCGCGCGGGGGACGTCCCGAGGGTGTGGGGCATCTCTCGAGTGTCCTGCCGCGCGCGCCAGCAGGCAGCGCCTCGGACCAGGCGTGGGCGAAGGATGTCGGGCGGCCCGGACGGGCCATCCGTCACTGGTCGAGATACAGGTCCGAGGGCGGCGGCACGGGATTGTTGTTCGGGTCGGCCGCCACCGACAGGCAGGACGGGTTGCCGTTCATCTCGATCGAGCTCACGACGATCGCCGAGTTGGTCTGGGTGCAGCCGTTGCCGTTCATCTGCAGCTGGCCCGACAGGGTGTAGATCGCCCCGGTCATCGACGAGATGCCGTTGCCGGTCATCCGGAGCGTCGAGGTGTTCTCGCGGTCGTAGGCGATGCTCACGCCCTTCAGCGGGCCGGTGGTCGGCGGGCTGATCTCGATCCGGCCGTTGCCGGCCGCGTCGAGGGTGGCGCCGGCCTGCCCGGGCGCCGCGCACGGGACGGGGGTCGTGGGCGTGCCGCAGGTGAAGTAGAGGGTGACGCCGGTGCCACGCAGGATGGAGCTCGCGTTGCCGGTCTGGTCCCACTCCACCCCGCTGCCGCCCGCGATCACGTAGAGGCCCGGCGTGAGCGTGCACAGCGAGTTCGGGAAGGCGTACGCGCCGTACTTGCCGGGGCCCTGGGTGCACGGGTTCGTCTTCACGCTCAGGCTGGTCATGTCCGGCGGGAGCGAGAGGTAGGCGAGCGGGTCCGCGATCGGCGGTCGGCCGGTGTCGGGATCGGGCGTGTAGTTGGCCAGCGGTCCTGCGGCCGTGCCCTCGACGGTGATGTCCCCGTCGGTCACGACCAGGCCGTTGGCACTGACCGACACGCTGCCGTTGAAGTGCACGTTGCCGCCGTTGACGAGCACGTCGCCGTTCTGGAGGTTGTGGGTCTGGCCGGAGCCCAGGACGCACACGATGCAGGGAAGGCCCGGCGGTTCGAGCGCCACCCGCGCCGAGGTGGCGATGTCGATCTGCTGCACGCCGGCGACGGCGCCGAGGTTGGTCTCCACCGACTCGGTGGGGACGCGGACCCGGACGAGCGTGGGCGCGGTGGAGCTGTCGAAGGAGATGCACTCCGTCGACGAGCTCGGCACGTAGGACAGCTTGGCGGCATCCGTGCAGGAGTCCCAGGCGGTCAGGGGCACCCCGAAGTTGTTGAGGGCGTAGGACTTCGCCTCGGAGACCGCGGTCGGGAAGTCCACCGCTCCGAGGGTGGTGTAGAGCTTGTTGCCGGCGGCGAGCGCGGAGGCGTCCGCGGCGTTCTGCGACTGGCGCTTGGTGTCGCGGGCGAGGCCGAGGTCGACCACCATGGCGGCGACGATGAAGAGCGTGGTGGCCATGACCGCCACGATGATGGCGACCGCGCCGTGCTCGTCCCGCTGCTTGCTCATCCCGGCACCCCTCTCAGCAGCCGCTCGGCCACGCAGGTGCGCCGGCCGGGAGCGTTCCGTAGGTGCCCGTCAAGGCCGCCGGGGGTGCCGTCGTCTTCTCGATCGACATCTGCGTCTTGGAGAAGATCCAGCCGTCGCTCGGCATCGGGAGCAGGCCAGGCGTCTCGGTCCGCACCAGCGCGCAGACGGTGAGCGGCTGCGCCTTGGTCCACGACGCGGCGTTGACCTTGACGTAGGCCGTGCCGGTCAGGGCGTCGATGCGGTTCTTGGTCTTGCAGGCCAGCTTGTCGAGCTCGCCGCCGCTGGTGCAGCCCGTCTCGGTCGAGAAGTCGGCGACCACGCCGATCCGGGCCCCCTCGCGCACTCCCTGCCGGGTGTTGAGCGAGTCGTTGAACCACAGGCCGTACTGGAGGATGCCGAAGACCACGAGGAAGAGGATCGGCATGATGAGCGCGAACTCGACGGCTGCGGCGCCGTCCTCCCGACCAGTGCGGTGCACGATCCCTGCCACCTGAGTCTCCTCGTCGTCGACAGCGCCGGTCGGGGTCCGGTGCTCCACCGCACAGTGTGTGGCACACCGAAGGCGCCCGGACGGGGAATCGCGAAAATCGTTCGCGGGGCGCTGGACCACCTTTCGTCCACAGGTCTGGGGAGTGGGCAGGTTCTCCACACCCCGGGAGCCGAGGGCAGCTCGTCGACGGGGCCGGCAGCGAGGCTGTCCCGCAGGAGGTCAGCCGATGACACGAACCACGACCACGGGTCGCAACCAGGCCCTCGGCGCGTACGGCGAGCGGGTCGCCGCCCAGCGTCTCTGCGAGGGCGGCATGGTGCTGCTCGACCGCAACTGGCGCTGCGACGAGGGCGAGATCGACCTGGTGCTGCGCGACGGGTGCGTCCTCGTCGTGTGCGAGGTCAAGACCAGGACCACCCTCGACCACGGCACGCCCCACGAGGCGATCACCGACGCCAAGCTGACCCGGCTGCGGCGCCTGTCGGTGCGGTGGGTCGAGGACCACGGTGTCCGCCCACCCGAGACGAGGGTGGACCTCGTGGCCGTGCTGCGCCCGCCGAAGGGGCCGGCCCACGTCGAGCACGTGCGGGGGATCGGCTGATGCCTGTCGCCTCGACCCCCAGCATCGCCCTCGACGGAGCGATCGGCCACCTGGTCGACATCCAGGCCGACGTCTCGCCCGGCCAGGCCGGGCTCACCATGGTCGGGCGCTGCGACGTCTCCCTCCACCAGGCGCCCCACCGCTGCCAGATGGCGGTCCACAACACCAACCTGCCGTGGCCGACCAGCAAGCGGGTGACGATCCTGCTCTCGCCGTCCGACCTGCCGAAGGGCGGCACCCACTTCGACCTGGCGATCGCCCTCGCCGTGCTCAAGGCCGACCGCCAGCTGCCCGACGTCGAGGTCGAGGGTGCGGTGTTCATCGGCGAGCTCACCCTCGACGGTGGCCTCCGGGCGGTGCGCGGCGTGCTGCCGATGACGCTGGCCGCGGCGCGACGTGGCATCCGACGGGTCTTCGTCCCGGAGCCACAGGCCCACGAGGCCGCCATGGTCCCCGATGTCGAGGTGCTCGGGGTGCGGTCGCTGGGACAGGTGCTCGCCGAGCTCACCGGGCGCGAGGTCCCGGAGGCGCCGCCGGTCGCCCCCATGTCCGGCAGCCGGCTGCTCTCCTGGCGCGGCCAGGAGCGGCTCGAGGAGGTGGACATGGCCGACGTGCTGGGCATGGCGGACGGCCGGTTCGCGGCCGAGGTGGCCGCGGCAGGCGGCCACCACCTGCTGCTCAGCGGGCCCAAGGGGTGCGGCAAGACCACGCTGGCCGAGCGGATCCCCTCGATCCTGCCCGACCTGACCCTCGACGAGTCGATCGAGGTCACCGCCCTCCACTCGCTGGCCGGCGCCCTCGAGGAGGGCGACGGCCTGATCCGCAGGCCGCCGTTCTCGGCGCCCCACCACGACGCGAGCAAGGCCAGCATCGTCGGAGGCGGGTCCGGTCGCGTCAGGCCCGGCGAGGTGAGCCGCTCCCACTGCGGCGTGCTGCTGCTCGACGAGTTCCCGCTGCTGCGCACCGACGTGATCGATGCGCTGCGGCAGCCCCTCGAAAGTGGTGACGTCACCCTGGCCCGCGGCGACGACGTGGTGACCTACCCCGCACGCGGGCTGGTCGTGTTCGCCGCCAACCCGTGCCCCTGCGGCGACTACCGCCCGGACGCGCGCGCCAACGGGTGCACCTGCCGGGAGGTGCAGCGCCAGGACTACCGACGCCGGGTGCGGGGGCCGATCACCGACCGGATCGACATCACGCGCCACCTCGAACCGCTGAAGCCCCACGACGAGCGGGACCGCTGGGCGAGCCCCGAGCCGTCCGCGGTGGTGCGGGCGCGCGTGGCTGCGGCCCGCGCCCGGCAGGAAGTCCGCTACGCAGGGCGGAGCTGGCGCCTCAACGGGCAGGCGCCCGGTCCCGTGCTGGCCCAGGAGTGGCCGCTGTCCTCGGAGGCCCAGGCCGTCATCGACGACCGGATGTACGCCGGCCGCCTGAGCCGACGGGGCGCCACCCGCGTGCACCGCCTGGCCTGGACCGTCGCGGACCTGCGTGGCGCCGCAGCGCCCACCGCCGCCGACGCCGACACCGCGCTCCGGCTGCGCGAGGGTGACCCGCTCCTCTCGGCCGCGCTGCGTCGGGAGGCGTCGTGACCGAGGACCGGCTCGCCCGGGCCGGCCTGTCACGGTTGGCGGAGCCCGGCGACGTGAGGATCGCCCAGGTGGTGGCCCAGGTCGGGGCCCCTCACCTCTACGACGACGTCCTGGCCCGCCGGGCGGCCGACCTCGCCGCGGACGCTGCGGGCCGCCTGGAGGGTCTCGACCCTGCGGGAGAGCTCGAGCGGGCCGAGCGTGCCGGGATCCGCTACGTCATCCCCGGCGACCCGGAGTGGCCCGACCAGCTCGACGACCTCGCCCACGCAGGCTCCGTCCAGGAGCTCGGTGGCGTCCCGCTCGGGCTCTGGGTGCGCGGACCGGTGCGGCTCGACGAGGTGCGTGACTCGGTGGCCGTCGTGGGCTCCCGCTCCTCGACCACCTACGGCGAGGACGTCGCCCGCGACCTCGGGGCGGGCATCGCGCGGGCCGGACTCGCCCACGTCTCGGGGGCGGCGTTCGGGATCGACCAGGCCTCTCACCGCGGGGCGCTGGCCGCAGGCGGGGTGTCGGTCGCGGTGCTCGCGTGCGGGGTCGACCGTGCCTACCCGGCGGCCCACCACGCCCTGCTCGAGCACCTCGCCGGGCACGGCGCGGTGGTGTCCGAGGTCCCACCCGGCTGTGCCCCGCTGAGGATGCGGTTCCTCGCCCGCAACCGGATCATCGCGGGACTCGCCCGAGGCACGGTCCTGGTGGAGGCGGCGCTGCGCAGCGGCGCCCTCAACACCGCCAGCTGGGCCAACGGCCTGAGCCGCCCCCTCATGGGCGTGCCCGGTGCGGTCACCAGCGCCCAGTCGCAGGGGGTGCACCAGCTGCTGCGCCAGGGAGCCGGGCTGGTCACCGGGCCGACCGACGTCCTCGAGCAGATCGGGGTGGCGGGCGAGCACCTGGTCGACCCACCGCGGGGCCCCGAGCGGCAGCGTGACCGGCTCAGTCGCCGTCACCACCAGGTGCTCGAGGCAGTGCCGGTGCACCGTTCCGTCGGGCTGCGGGCGTTGGCGACCACGGCCGGCATCAACCTGCGCGAGACGCAGGTCGCGCTCTCCTACCTCGCCGAGCACGGCTTCGTCACCCAGGCGGACGGGGGATGGCGACTCGGCGAGCGGGCCCTCGCCGACCTCCGGTGATCCGGGGTCCGGCCGACCTACGATCAGCCCATGGGTGACGGGGAGGAGGTCGAGGAGTCCTCCGTGCTGCCCGAGGCGTTCGTCCGGGTCCTCGGCGAGTACGAACGACACCTCGTCTCCGAGCGGGACGTCTCGCCCCACACGGTACGCAGCTACGTCGGGGACCTCGCCGGCATGCTCGACCATGCGCAACGGCTCGGGATCACCGAGCTCCGCGACCTCGACCTGAGGACGCTCCGGAGCTGGCTGGCCAACCAGCAGACCCGGGGCCGCGCGCGGACCACCCTCGCCCGGCGGGCGACCGCGGCGCGGGTGTTCACGGCGTGGCTCACCCGCACCGGCCGTATCGACGTCGACCCGGGTGCGAGCCTCGGCTCGCCCAAGGCTCACCGGACCCTGCCGGCCGTGCTGCGCGCCGACGAGGCGCGAGCGCTCGTCGAGGCAGCCGCCGCGCTCGCCGACGACGGGTCGCCCCTCGGGCTGCGCGACGTCGCGATGCTCGAGCTGCTCTATGCCACCGGTGTCCGGGTGGGGGAGCTGGTCGGACTCGACGTCGACGACCTCGACGGGGAGCGCCAGGTCGTGCGCGTGCTCGGCAAGGGCCGCAAGGAGCGGAGCGTCCCCTACGGCCACCCCGCCGCCCGGGCAGTCGACCGTTGGCTCACCGCGGGTCGCCCGCGCCTGGCCGTGGAGGGAGCCGGCGCCGCACTCTTCCTCGGCGCCCGGGGCCGCCGGATCGACCAGCGCGTCGTCCGGGACCTCGTCCACCGCCGTCTCGCCGACGTGCCGGGTGCCCCGGACCTCGGGCCCCACGGGCTGCGCCACACCGCGGCCACCCACCTGCTCGAGGGTGGGGCCGACCTCCGGTCGGTCCAGGAGCTGCTCGGCCACGCCTCGCTCGCCACCACGCAGCTCTACACCCACGTCACCACCGACCGGCTCCGCAAGGCCTACCAGCAGGCCCACCCACGGGCCTGAGTCACCAGGCGAACCAGTCGGCGAGCTGCTGGACCGCGGGCCGCCACGCGGCGTACGGCGACGCGAGTGGCGCGACGGCCGACGACCCGGCCGCGGGCCGGGGCAGGCCGGCCAGCGGGAGCAGCCGCACCGGCCCCCCTCCGACGAGCCGCAGCGGGTCGAGATAGGTCTCGCGGCCCCGGATCCAGCCCCAGTGGAGGCAGGCGCGCGGGAAGCAGTGGGAACCGAGCAGCCCGAGCGTGCCGATCGGGTCCCCCGCGGCGAGGCGCCGACCAGGGGCGAGGCTGCTCGCGACCGGCTCGTACGTCGTCCTGGTGGGACCGTGGTCGACGACCACCACGCCCCGGCCGGCGATGGTCCCGACGAAGGTGACGCGTCCCGGCAGGGCGGCGCGGACCGGCTGCCCGGGGGCGCCGAGCAGGTCGACCCCGCGGTGGCCGGGGCCCCAGGTGCTGTCCGGTGCGTCGAACGGCGCGACCACCTCGGGGGGCGGCGGCAGGGGCCACCTGCCGACCGGGTCGGTGGCCGCCGAGGCGGGCACGGACGCCGTCAGGAGCAGGGCCGGCAGGATCGTGGCGAGCAGGTGTGGGACCGTCCTCATGACCGGCAAGGATCCGACGGTGCGGAGCGCGCGGCCACGGGGCCGTCGACGGCTGTGGAGAGGGCGGCACGAGGGAGGCCTTGTGCACGGTGGGGGGCCCGGCTGCCGATTGGCACGGCCGCGCGGGCGTGGACTAGTCTGATCCGTGCAGTCCACCGCGTGGACTGACTTCGCACGCTCGCAGACCACGACGGAGTTGCCTCCCTGGGCTCCGACCTCCCGTGGGCGTCGATCCTCGGTCCCGGCCTCCCGGCCGGGTC
This genomic interval from Nocardioides euryhalodurans contains the following:
- a CDS encoding YifB family Mg chelatase-like AAA ATPase → MPVASTPSIALDGAIGHLVDIQADVSPGQAGLTMVGRCDVSLHQAPHRCQMAVHNTNLPWPTSKRVTILLSPSDLPKGGTHFDLAIALAVLKADRQLPDVEVEGAVFIGELTLDGGLRAVRGVLPMTLAAARRGIRRVFVPEPQAHEAAMVPDVEVLGVRSLGQVLAELTGREVPEAPPVAPMSGSRLLSWRGQERLEEVDMADVLGMADGRFAAEVAAAGGHHLLLSGPKGCGKTTLAERIPSILPDLTLDESIEVTALHSLAGALEEGDGLIRRPPFSAPHHDASKASIVGGGSGRVRPGEVSRSHCGVLLLDEFPLLRTDVIDALRQPLESGDVTLARGDDVVTYPARGLVVFAANPCPCGDYRPDARANGCTCREVQRQDYRRRVRGPITDRIDITRHLEPLKPHDERDRWASPEPSAVVRARVAAARARQEVRYAGRSWRLNGQAPGPVLAQEWPLSSEAQAVIDDRMYAGRLSRRGATRVHRLAWTVADLRGAAAPTAADADTALRLREGDPLLSAALRREAS
- a CDS encoding TadE family protein codes for the protein MAGIVHRTGREDGAAAVEFALIMPILFLVVFGILQYGLWFNDSLNTRQGVREGARIGVVADFSTETGCTSGGELDKLACKTKNRIDALTGTAYVKVNAASWTKAQPLTVCALVRTETPGLLPMPSDGWIFSKTQMSIEKTTAPPAALTGTYGTLPAGAPAWPSGC
- a CDS encoding YraN family protein; translated protein: MTRTTTTGRNQALGAYGERVAAQRLCEGGMVLLDRNWRCDEGEIDLVLRDGCVLVVCEVKTRTTLDHGTPHEAITDAKLTRLRRLSVRWVEDHGVRPPETRVDLVAVLRPPKGPAHVEHVRGIG
- a CDS encoding DUF2469 domain-containing protein — protein: MSAEDLEKYETEMELTLYREYRDVVGIFKYVVETDRRFYLCNQVDVKARTESGDVFFEVSMSDAWVWDMYRPARFARNVKVLTFKDVNVEELSPQEIDPPKG
- a CDS encoding ribonuclease HII, producing the protein MSQLPRGLTVRRDAGLYGYERALRRVGIEPVAGVDEAGRGACAGPLVAGAAILPAGRAGIVPGLADSKLLTERARERCYDEVVKRALAWSVVVIGSDECDRLGMHVANVEALRRAVALLELPPAYVLTDGFPVDGLGVPGLAVWKGDRVAACIAAASVLAKVTRDRIMRDLDARFPAYDFKTHKGYITDVHSAALDVHGPCPEHRMRFVNVRRAAGLEPGPEVHNELVEESS
- the dprA gene encoding DNA-processing protein DprA, whose translation is MTEDRLARAGLSRLAEPGDVRIAQVVAQVGAPHLYDDVLARRAADLAADAAGRLEGLDPAGELERAERAGIRYVIPGDPEWPDQLDDLAHAGSVQELGGVPLGLWVRGPVRLDEVRDSVAVVGSRSSTTYGEDVARDLGAGIARAGLAHVSGAAFGIDQASHRGALAAGGVSVAVLACGVDRAYPAAHHALLEHLAGHGAVVSEVPPGCAPLRMRFLARNRIIAGLARGTVLVEAALRSGALNTASWANGLSRPLMGVPGAVTSAQSQGVHQLLRQGAGLVTGPTDVLEQIGVAGEHLVDPPRGPERQRDRLSRRHHQVLEAVPVHRSVGLRALATTAGINLRETQVALSYLAEHGFVTQADGGWRLGERALADLR
- the rplS gene encoding 50S ribosomal protein L19, encoding MNNVIAELGNQVKRDDVPDFRAGDTINVHVKVVEGNRARVQQFQGVVIRVQGSGVGRTFTVRKVSFGVGVERTFPIHSPIFEKIEVVTRGDVRRAKLYYLRNLRGKAAKIKERREG
- a CDS encoding Kelch repeat-containing protein: MSADHHPRWRGPLAAVLLCSALVGCASGEDPDAAPAPTPAPTATAPGEVVGPPTSSDAYPEWDAIDTLEVPRDDFGTAVIGTDIWTMGGMTGERGNRLVSIEILDTTTGEWRTSDIEMPVGLASFEMVAIGRDIYAFGGFDKDSNPTDFSSVLDTRSGRWRDLPALPHPRYAHTVTAYDGDLYVIGGRDGDGPVAEVDVFDPRSETWTTARAPMAHARDSHDTVATPQGLMVVGGWLDYEPTDLVDVYDPARDRWSKGPRVPEPVSRAGVTYVDGQVWASYHELSFVLDVKSGEWEEANALPLARHGLGYVPLDGAIYAIGGCALNPLRDVRTVDRLELG
- the trmD gene encoding tRNA (guanosine(37)-N1)-methyltransferase TrmD translates to MRVDVVSIFPDYLAPLGLSLPGRARDRGLLDVHVHDLRDWTRDRHRTVDDTPYGGGAGMVMKPEPWGEALDEVLPAGATLLVPTPSGVPLTQALARDLATRDHLVIACGRYEGIDQRVADHYGADHEVLEVSIGDYVLNGGEVAALVLIEAVARLLPGFMGNAESLTEESHEAGLLEYPGYTKPATWRGLDVPSVLLSGDHAAIAAWRHDQSVRRTAARRPDLAHPSRAVSVEGLAAHVGRPRPADLGELMTLQWACFDPDLREPLDVLTRDVLGATSFVLRVGGRLVGAVRGELLDREWRVSLLMVAPDLRGRGLGRFLLEHVEAAAPEEAASHALLTRGDDARLARFYRKAGYRAAGEESPGVRKLVKRR
- a CDS encoding pilus assembly protein TadG-related protein, which encodes MSKQRDEHGAVAIIVAVMATTLFIVAAMVVDLGLARDTKRQSQNAADASALAAGNKLYTTLGAVDFPTAVSEAKSYALNNFGVPLTAWDSCTDAAKLSYVPSSSTECISFDSSTAPTLVRVRVPTESVETNLGAVAGVQQIDIATSARVALEPPGLPCIVCVLGSGQTHNLQNGDVLVNGGNVHFNGSVSVSANGLVVTDGDITVEGTAAGPLANYTPDPDTGRPPIADPLAYLSLPPDMTSLSVKTNPCTQGPGKYGAYAFPNSLCTLTPGLYVIAGGSGVEWDQTGNASSILRGTGVTLYFTCGTPTTPVPCAAPGQAGATLDAAGNGRIEISPPTTGPLKGVSIAYDRENTSTLRMTGNGISSMTGAIYTLSGQLQMNGNGCTQTNSAIVVSSIEMNGNPSCLSVAADPNNNPVPPPSDLYLDQ
- the lepB gene encoding signal peptidase I, with protein sequence MTSDDRGTASTVPDGDDGPRSSRVRNKKRKHLPLWQETILLLGLALVLAVGIKALLVQAFYIPSESMEPGLIRNDRILVEKVSYWFGGEPQRGDVVVFKDPGGWLTESESAGPANPVAKAMAAIGLYPEGGHLVKRVVGVAGDTITCCDDQGRISVNGEPLDEDAYIKEQGTPCNGPMVSNCNWEAGPVPEGHVFVMGDNRGRSADSTVHLCRPDQTDCVPGDEFVPVDLVVGKVFVLLWPADRFDLVGRPEAFADVPDGS